AAGAGTTCTGTAAGGACTCGGGTAACACCTCGTACACGGAGGCTCCCGCTCCCGACTCAGACGTCTCGGAGAGCTGGAGCTTCGGAGCCATAGGGAGCCTCAAGTCGTCTCCGTCCGTCGTCGGAGACACAGTCTACGTAGGCATCGACGACTCCAACTTCTACGCGCTCCGGACAGACGACGGCGTCGAGAGATGGAACTACACCACGAGAGGTAACAGCTTTACGACTCCCTCGGTCTCCGACGGCAGACTCTACTTCGGAAGCAACAGCCGACTCCACGCAGTCGACGCCGAAAACGGCGACTTCGTCTGGGAGTACTACGTAGGCGTCGACGGAATCACCCCGCCGACTACTCTCGGAAACACCGTATACTTCGGTGGTGAGAACGGTATTCTGTATGCCGTCTACACCGAGACGGGAAAGAACAGATGGAGCTTCAGCGTCGAGGGGAAGGTCGCGGGCTCGCCGGCTGCGACTGACACACACGTCTACGTCGGCGACTCGGAGGGGAACGTCTACGGTCTCGACTCGGGATCGGGAGAGCCTGTCTGGAGTTACTACACGGGCTTCGGAGTCACGTCGTCGCCTACGGTCGACGCCTCGAATCTATATGTCGCCAACACAGGGGGTGAGATATACGCCTTCTCGGAAGACGGAGATAGACTCTGGAGCTTCGGAACCGACTCGGAGTACATACATTCCCTCGCAGTCTCGGGTCGAGACGTATACGGCGTCGCGAGAGACGGAAAGATCTACGCTGTCGAAGCCCCCGACTCGGAGGACGAAGACACAGACCCCGAGTCACGGTGGGTATTCGACCTCGACGAAGAACTGCGCTCGCCTCCCGCACTCACCGACGACTACCTCTTAGTCGCGGGTGTCGAGAGTATCTACGCATTCGACAGACTCAAAGGCGAGATCACCTGGAGCTACGGTGACGACCTCGGCGCGACTTCGACCCCGGTAGTCACTGATGGCTCCGTCTTCGTAGGTGACACCGACGGAAACCTAAGACGTCTCACAGGTGATGTCGTATTCGAGATAAGAGCCGGATCAGTCGACGTCTCTCCCACACAGCCCGAGACCTCGGAGGAGGTACGGTTCGAAGCCGAGGACATAGAAGCCACACATGCGATAGCCAAGTACAGATGGGAGTTCGGCGACGGCGAGACGGCGACGGGCGAGACAGTCAGCCACACCTACTCGTCTCCCGGAAGCTACACAGTCGTACTCAAGGCTGTTGACTCGGGAGGAAGAACCGCCTCGGTCAATAGAAGCCTGAACGTCGTTCCGAGCCTCACAGCCGACTTCAGCTTCAGACCCGAAGACCCCGAGGTAGGTGACGAGGTCGTCTTCGAGGCTGACGACACGGCTTGGAACGACACGGAGACCGACACGGATTACTCGTGGTCTGTCTCGGATAACTCGACAGCTCAAGGCTCGACCTTCCGACGTGTCTTCGACG
The genomic region above belongs to Candidatus Afararchaeum irisae and contains:
- a CDS encoding PQQ-binding-like beta-propeller repeat protein, with translation MDTSFLDHSERRLSRRSLLSLLRTAVVSAALGVGSVGSSGLSSAQTSGSETETPGWKEFCKDSGNTSYTEAPAPDSDVSESWSFGAIGSLKSSPSVVGDTVYVGIDDSNFYALRTDDGVERWNYTTRGNSFTTPSVSDGRLYFGSNSRLHAVDAENGDFVWEYYVGVDGITPPTTLGNTVYFGGENGILYAVYTETGKNRWSFSVEGKVAGSPAATDTHVYVGDSEGNVYGLDSGSGEPVWSYYTGFGVTSSPTVDASNLYVANTGGEIYAFSEDGDRLWSFGTDSEYIHSLAVSGRDVYGVARDGKIYAVEAPDSEDEDTDPESRWVFDLDEELRSPPALTDDYLLVAGVESIYAFDRLKGEITWSYGDDLGATSTPVVTDGSVFVGDTDGNLRRLTGDVVFEIRAGSVDVSPTQPETSEEVRFEAEDIEATHAIAKYRWEFGDGETATGETVSHTYSSPGSYTVVLKAVDSGGRTASVNRSLNVVPSLTADFSFRPEDPEVGDEVVFEADDTAWNDTETDTDYSWSVSDNSTAQGSTFRRVFDEPGNYTVRLTVNASGVNDTAVRSVNVNITQPDGGVSDTRDASKTTNRTDSPNTSETGDSVPILGELPFETDSVPWRILGGGAGLLAAGAGGIALKRVIDRRRNDDETETDDAALLDEYEDTGDEADGDHQTDTFADFEGMGHDYSDFEKVRNVYSYEGGDLDEVRVQDGTEEDFLLKTFNVSAYDTHGDAFTDLVSEAVARWASVDRHPNVVEVFDFGEEPSPWIALEDMRVGDLRGQTPLVVEDASRTVLMAARGVEHAHDKGVVHGRLSPRSVLLSFRGDSPEIKVSDWDLSVFRVESNLNVFDRAYLAPEQTDDTVDTDERVDVYGLGAVGYEIFTGEPPSSVSDGDSEGDGFGSEIQAPSSVNPYVPDGIDEVLLKALSHDPDDRHVSVSEFIRELEEAEV